The Desulfolucanica intricata genome has a window encoding:
- a CDS encoding S1 RNA-binding domain-containing protein translates to MPIEVGSIVEGIVTGITNFGAFVELEGGQTGLVHISEVSDVYVKDINDFLKIGDKVKVKVVTVDPKGKIGLSIKRTIKRVKEPPYSDRRKKSKISFEDKLSKFLRESEEKQQSLKRSTDAKRGGRGASRRTV, encoded by the coding sequence ATGCCAATTGAAGTGGGGAGCATTGTGGAGGGTATTGTCACCGGAATTACTAATTTCGGTGCTTTTGTAGAACTGGAAGGTGGACAAACCGGATTGGTTCATATCTCTGAGGTTTCGGATGTATATGTTAAGGATATAAATGATTTTTTAAAAATCGGTGATAAGGTTAAGGTTAAGGTAGTCACAGTTGATCCTAAAGGGAAAATCGGTTTATCAATTAAACGGACCATTAAACGGGTTAAAGAGCCTCCTTATTCAGATAGACGCAAAAAATCAAAGATTTCTTTTGAAGATAAATTATCTAAGTTTTTAAGAGAAAGTGAAGAAAAGCAGCAATCCCTAAAGCGCAGCACCGATGCCAAGCGAGGTGGGAGAGGTGCCAGCCGTCGAACTGTTTAG
- the tilS gene encoding tRNA lysidine(34) synthetase TilS produces the protein MEILEKVYETIKKYDMAKPGEKLVIGVSGGQDSVVLMDMLYRLSQKLNISLHVAHLNHMFRGEESLGDACFVEKLVNRYNLPATIKHIDVPAFKRISGLSSEAAARKIRYDFFNEVARRVGADKVALAHHADDQAETIIMHFLRGSGLAGLKGMLPVRDNFYIRPLLFVRRKDIEEYLRERNLAYRLDSSNLKTDYFRNKIRLHLLPVLEREYNQSLVFAMTRLGEICREEELYLEGQAIEVYNKIKLKNKTGEIELKLRELCLQPKVLQRRILRQAWYEVTGDYKDLAYEHVEMILDLLKNNQTGGMLVLPKGVRVKRKYESLLFGVNHKNEGIKPYNYEVKLNGKTYIPEINKTLYTEILTVGNFTGKFLQLPQNEACVDFDKVELPLIVRGRMPGDCFIPLGLGGTTKLKKFFINQKVPREERDLIPIVVGGDKIIWVGGMRIAENVKINRGTQKILYLKLK, from the coding sequence ATGGAGATACTGGAAAAAGTTTATGAAACGATTAAAAAATATGATATGGCAAAGCCCGGGGAAAAGCTGGTCATTGGCGTCTCAGGTGGGCAGGATTCCGTAGTATTAATGGATATGTTATACCGGCTGAGTCAAAAGCTTAACATATCTTTGCATGTAGCTCACTTAAATCACATGTTTCGTGGAGAGGAATCCCTGGGGGATGCTTGTTTCGTTGAAAAATTAGTTAACAGGTATAATTTACCTGCAACTATTAAGCATATTGATGTTCCGGCCTTCAAGAGAATTTCCGGGCTTTCTTCGGAAGCGGCAGCCCGCAAAATACGTTATGATTTTTTTAATGAAGTAGCCCGGAGGGTGGGTGCTGATAAAGTTGCTCTGGCTCATCATGCTGATGATCAGGCGGAAACAATTATCATGCATTTTTTAAGGGGTTCGGGATTGGCAGGGCTAAAAGGAATGCTCCCTGTTCGGGATAATTTTTATATAAGGCCGCTATTGTTTGTTAGACGTAAAGACATTGAAGAATACCTGCGGGAAAGGAATTTAGCCTACCGGCTTGACAGTTCCAACTTAAAAACGGATTATTTTCGAAACAAAATAAGATTGCATTTGCTGCCGGTGTTAGAAAGAGAGTATAATCAAAGTCTGGTTTTTGCCATGACACGTTTAGGAGAGATCTGCCGGGAAGAGGAACTTTATTTAGAGGGGCAGGCTATTGAAGTTTATAATAAAATAAAACTTAAGAATAAAACCGGAGAAATTGAGCTAAAGCTTAGAGAACTCTGTCTGCAGCCCAAGGTGCTGCAGCGGCGTATTTTGCGTCAAGCTTGGTATGAAGTTACCGGAGATTATAAAGACCTTGCGTATGAGCATGTAGAAATGATTTTAGATTTGTTAAAAAATAATCAGACAGGGGGCATGTTGGTATTACCGAAAGGAGTTAGGGTTAAAAGAAAATACGAGAGTTTGCTTTTTGGGGTTAATCATAAAAATGAGGGTATTAAACCGTATAATTATGAGGTTAAACTAAACGGAAAGACTTATATACCGGAAATAAACAAGACGCTGTACACTGAGATTTTAACAGTGGGAAATTTTACAGGGAAATTTTTGCAGCTGCCTCAAAATGAGGCCTGTGTAGATTTTGATAAGGTTGAACTGCCTCTTATTGTACGTGGGAGAATGCCGGGAGACTGTTTTATACCATTAGGCTTGGGTGGTACAACGAAGCTGAAAAAATTTTTTATTAATCAAAAAGTACCACGGGAAGAAAGAGATTTGATCCCTATAGTTGTAGGAGGGGATAAAATTATTTGGGTTGGGGGGATGCGAATTGCGGAAAATGTCAAAATTAATAGAGGGACACAAAAAATCCTTTATTTAAAGTTAAAATGA
- a CDS encoding formate--tetrahydrofolate ligase produces MKVVPSDLEIAQAHKLEPIVDIAAKMGLSEDDIDLYGKYKAKVNLEVLEKFKDRPNGKLIDVTAITPTPLGEGKTVTTISLTQGLGKIGKKVMCTLRQPSLGPVFGIKGGAAGGGYAQVVPMEDINIHFTGDIHAIETANNLLAAMIDTSILLDNPLNIDPMSIMWRRVFDLNDRALRDIVIGLGGSLNGYPRQTGFDIAVASEVMAILALADSLKDMRERFARIIFGFTYDGKPLTAEDIKAAGAMTVIMKEAIKPNLVQTLEGQPCLMHAGPFANIAHGQNSVLADKVALKCADYVVTESGFGADMGMQKFMDIKCRQSGLRPNCVVLTATVRSLKMHGGVGNIVAGKPLPKELTEENLPALEKGAQNMVHMIKIAKGYGVPVVVSINRFVTDTDNEIQMLKDIAMANGAFGVGVNTAWSDGGEGCTEVAELVVKACEEPTDFKFLYPDDMSIKEKIEIMATKIYNAAGVVYEPAAEKKIAQFEELGLGKLPICMAKTHLSISHDPKMLGVPSDYMFPIRDIRASVGAGFLYPLAGAMRTMPGLGRKPSAINVDIDENGKIVGLF; encoded by the coding sequence ATGAAGGTAGTTCCCAGTGATCTTGAAATCGCTCAAGCGCACAAGTTGGAGCCAATCGTTGACATCGCTGCTAAAATGGGTTTAAGTGAGGATGACATCGATTTATACGGCAAATATAAAGCCAAGGTTAATTTGGAAGTCCTGGAAAAATTTAAGGATCGCCCAAACGGTAAATTAATAGACGTAACTGCTATTACTCCTACTCCGCTTGGTGAAGGTAAAACTGTTACTACCATTAGTTTGACCCAGGGTTTAGGTAAAATCGGTAAGAAGGTAATGTGTACACTGCGCCAGCCTTCATTGGGTCCTGTCTTTGGTATTAAAGGTGGTGCCGCCGGCGGTGGTTATGCCCAGGTTGTGCCGATGGAAGATATTAATATTCACTTTACCGGTGACATCCATGCTATTGAAACAGCTAATAACCTGTTAGCTGCTATGATTGATACATCAATTCTGCTTGACAACCCGTTGAATATTGACCCGATGTCCATTATGTGGCGGCGTGTATTCGACCTTAATGACCGGGCTCTGCGTGATATCGTAATCGGTCTCGGCGGATCTTTGAACGGTTATCCCCGCCAAACCGGATTTGATATTGCTGTTGCCTCTGAAGTTATGGCTATTTTAGCTCTTGCTGATAGCTTAAAGGATATGCGTGAGCGCTTTGCCCGCATTATCTTTGGTTTCACTTATGACGGCAAGCCGTTAACAGCTGAAGATATTAAAGCAGCCGGTGCAATGACCGTTATCATGAAGGAAGCCATTAAACCTAACTTAGTTCAAACTTTAGAAGGTCAGCCCTGTCTCATGCATGCCGGCCCGTTTGCTAACATTGCTCATGGTCAAAACTCCGTATTGGCTGACAAGGTTGCTCTTAAGTGTGCTGACTATGTTGTTACCGAGAGTGGATTCGGTGCTGACATGGGTATGCAGAAGTTTATGGATATCAAGTGCCGTCAGTCCGGCCTGCGCCCGAACTGCGTAGTGCTGACCGCTACCGTAAGATCACTGAAGATGCATGGTGGTGTTGGTAATATCGTCGCCGGTAAGCCGCTGCCGAAAGAATTAACTGAAGAGAACCTGCCGGCTCTGGAAAAAGGCGCACAAAACATGGTTCATATGATCAAGATCGCCAAGGGTTACGGTGTACCGGTAGTTGTATCCATTAACCGGTTCGTCACCGACACTGATAATGAAATCCAGATGCTTAAAGATATTGCTATGGCTAACGGTGCATTCGGCGTTGGCGTTAACACTGCATGGTCAGATGGCGGCGAAGGCTGCACTGAAGTAGCTGAGCTTGTTGTTAAGGCTTGTGAAGAGCCCACTGATTTCAAATTCTTATATCCTGATGATATGTCCATTAAAGAGAAAATTGAAATCATGGCTACCAAGATTTACAATGCTGCCGGTGTTGTATATGAGCCTGCAGCTGAGAAGAAGATTGCCCAGTTCGAGGAACTCGGCTTAGGTAAGTTACCGATTTGTATGGCTAAGACTCACCTGTCTATCTCTCACGATCCGAAGATGCTGGGTGTTCCCAGTGACTATATGTTCCCGATTCGTGATATCCGGGCCTCTGTCGGTGCAGGCTTCCTGTATCCTCTTGCCGGTGCTATGCGGACCATGCCTGGTTTGGGACGTAAGCCGTCTGCCATCAATGTTGACATTGATGAAAACGGCAAGATTGTTGGTCTGTTCTAG
- a CDS encoding RNA polymerase sigma factor, with protein sequence MNIEIRGVERLSFRERQVVTLKEMGYSTERIARRLNLSPSTVATLFNRARSKGYQVVIVIPGDSLGLFGSEEEEENES encoded by the coding sequence ATGAATATAGAAATTAGGGGTGTAGAAAGACTCAGTTTTCGTGAGCGTCAGGTGGTTACATTAAAAGAAATGGGTTATTCCACAGAGCGAATCGCCCGGCGGCTTAACCTGAGTCCAAGTACCGTAGCAACCCTATTTAACCGTGCCCGCAGCAAAGGGTATCAGGTAGTTATAGTAATTCCGGGAGACAGCCTTGGTTTATTCGGCTCTGAAGAAGAGGAGGAAAATGAATCATGA
- the ndk gene encoding nucleoside-diphosphate kinase — protein MQRTFVMVKPDGVQRGLVGKIINTFEQKGYKIAGLKLMQITRDLAENHYGEHRGKPFFEALVGYITSGPVVAMVLEGKDAVSAARNIMGATNPVQAAPGTVRGDYGIDIGRNVVHGSDSPESAEREINLFFSPEEIIEWQRTVDPWIYE, from the coding sequence ATGCAGCGTACATTTGTTATGGTTAAACCGGACGGAGTGCAGCGAGGACTTGTAGGAAAGATAATTAATACTTTTGAGCAGAAAGGTTATAAAATCGCCGGGTTAAAATTAATGCAGATTACACGGGATTTAGCAGAGAACCATTATGGAGAACACCGTGGTAAACCGTTTTTTGAAGCTCTGGTTGGTTACATTACCAGCGGACCGGTAGTGGCGATGGTACTGGAAGGTAAGGATGCAGTCAGTGCTGCCCGCAATATCATGGGTGCAACCAACCCGGTGCAGGCTGCTCCGGGTACTGTCAGGGGTGATTACGGGATTGATATCGGGCGCAACGTGGTGCATGGCTCAGATTCCCCGGAAAGTGCGGAAAGAGAAATTAACCTGTTTTTTAGTCCGGAAGAAATTATTGAGTGGCAAAGGACGGTTGATCCTTGGATTTACGAGTAG
- the ftsH gene encoding ATP-dependent zinc metalloprotease FtsH produces the protein MNKVIKNLSIYLLIVLVIILLIRYASPQDTLVVQLRYDQFYNNLQQGQVSSVVIQTDTAIDLISGQLKDGTKFETRADRPDPELKDLLLEKKVRVEYKKPPQPGWWTGLLTTMLPILVFVLLFFFMMQQTQGGGNRVMSFGKSRARMHTDEKRKVTFEDVAGADEVKEELQEVVDFLKSPKKFNELGARIPKGVLLFGPPGTGKTLLARAVAGEAGVPFFSISGSDFVEMFVGVGASRVRDLFEQAKKNAPCIVFIDEIDAVGRQRGAGLGGGHDEREQTLNQLLVEMDGFNPNEGIIIIAATNRPDILDPALLRPGRFDREVVVGTPDILGRKEILKVHARGKPFEDDVNLEVIARRTPGFTGADLANLINEAALLSARSNKKKIGMKELEDSIERVIAGPEKKSKVISENEKKLVSYHEAGHALVGYLLPTTDPVHKVSIIPRGRAGGYTLLLPKEDRYYMTKTQLLDQVTMLLGGRVAEDVVLKEISTGAQNDLERSTELVRKMIMEYGMSENLGPLTLGRKQGQVFLGRDISRDRDYGEEVASAIDKEVRAVVDRSYSKAKKLLTEHINSLHLIAKTLMEKETLEADEFAQLMKEAGEEANKA, from the coding sequence TTGAACAAGGTCATAAAGAACCTTAGTATTTATTTACTTATTGTGCTGGTAATTATACTTTTAATCAGGTATGCCTCACCGCAGGATACTCTTGTGGTACAGCTTCGGTATGACCAGTTTTATAATAACCTCCAGCAGGGGCAGGTAAGTAGTGTGGTTATTCAGACGGATACCGCTATAGATCTTATCAGCGGCCAGTTAAAAGACGGGACTAAATTTGAAACCAGGGCTGATCGACCGGATCCTGAATTAAAGGATTTGCTGCTGGAAAAAAAGGTTCGGGTTGAATACAAGAAGCCTCCCCAGCCGGGATGGTGGACCGGTCTCTTAACGACCATGCTGCCTATTCTTGTTTTTGTTTTGTTATTCTTCTTTATGATGCAGCAAACGCAGGGAGGTGGCAACCGGGTCATGTCTTTCGGCAAGAGCAGGGCCCGGATGCATACTGATGAAAAAAGAAAGGTTACCTTTGAGGATGTGGCCGGGGCAGATGAGGTTAAAGAAGAATTGCAAGAAGTTGTAGATTTCTTAAAAAGCCCCAAGAAATTTAACGAGTTGGGAGCCAGGATTCCCAAAGGTGTATTGTTATTTGGCCCGCCGGGTACCGGAAAAACTTTATTGGCCCGTGCGGTAGCAGGTGAAGCAGGAGTACCTTTTTTTAGCATCAGTGGATCTGATTTTGTTGAAATGTTTGTGGGTGTCGGGGCTTCCCGGGTTCGGGATTTATTTGAGCAGGCTAAGAAAAATGCTCCCTGTATAGTTTTTATTGATGAAATTGATGCTGTCGGACGGCAGAGGGGTGCCGGTTTAGGTGGGGGGCATGATGAACGGGAGCAGACCCTAAACCAGCTGCTTGTGGAGATGGATGGTTTTAATCCTAACGAGGGAATTATTATCATAGCCGCCACAAACCGGCCTGATATTTTAGATCCGGCGCTTTTACGTCCGGGTCGTTTTGACCGGGAAGTTGTTGTCGGTACTCCTGATATTCTTGGCCGAAAGGAAATATTAAAAGTGCATGCCCGGGGTAAACCCTTTGAGGATGACGTTAATCTGGAAGTTATAGCCCGCCGTACACCGGGATTTACCGGGGCTGATTTGGCTAACTTGATTAATGAGGCAGCACTGTTATCGGCTCGCTCTAATAAAAAGAAAATCGGGATGAAGGAATTAGAAGATTCCATTGAGAGGGTTATTGCAGGACCGGAGAAAAAGTCCAAGGTAATCAGTGAGAATGAGAAAAAACTGGTTTCCTATCACGAAGCGGGTCATGCTCTGGTGGGATATTTGCTGCCGACTACTGATCCGGTCCACAAGGTTTCGATTATTCCCCGCGGACGGGCGGGGGGGTATACGCTTCTTTTGCCAAAGGAAGATCGTTACTATATGACTAAAACGCAGCTTTTGGATCAAGTTACTATGCTTTTAGGTGGTCGGGTAGCCGAGGATGTTGTACTTAAAGAAATCAGTACAGGTGCACAAAATGACTTAGAGCGCTCTACGGAGTTAGTTCGAAAAATGATTATGGAATATGGAATGAGTGAAAATCTCGGTCCTCTTACTTTGGGGCGCAAGCAGGGGCAGGTCTTTCTTGGCCGGGATATATCCAGAGACAGGGATTATGGTGAAGAAGTGGCCAGTGCCATAGATAAGGAAGTGCGGGCCGTTGTTGACCGCTCTTATAGTAAAGCTAAAAAACTTTTGACAGAGCATATTAATTCACTGCATCTAATAGCCAAGACTTTAATGGAAAAAGAAACTTTGGAAGCAGATGAATTTGCTCAATTAATGAAAGAGGCCGGTGAGGAAGCAAACAAGGCATAA
- the spoIIE gene encoding stage II sporulation protein E — translation MFDKVDIYPYTKGCHTGKKEIPKRNRNFVYWSNIAQVFAWERLLICLLGFFLGRAILLGELMPFGPAFAVAGLAALPTYGLGAVVGVMAGMFSAAEGVELLCQLTIVISAAVLYRFAPKGLREHYLVPPGLVLAVIIITKTSYLSFVDPVLYNYVSAMFEAFFAGILTYTYFRALPVLVNLGRNGRLSSENILYLLILFAGFIAGTGDLSYWQITLKGLLSRLTILIGALIGGPGMGAAVGAVVGVIPGLAFTAVPAMVGAYSFAGLLAGLCRGFNKIGVALGFVLGNIILCVYMSSYGNMTGVLAETGLAIVVLLLIPVRLMDLFKISVAETAESRVDQPAPLRENRLKELIAGRVQGMAGVFLELSKSFEEVSSAVYPEEEEKGLQDLLNEIGSKVCGDCPLYRTCWEREFYRTYQCLLDMLAEMESSGSITVESLPDYLRTRCTRTKEMVITVSCLFEIYRLKKSLSGRVWKSQNIIADQLKSIYSLMDNLSQELQTSAELSVQNDSKLLNKLNEQGFDLNDIYTTGQPNGYLEVGISMKSCKGQMDCRYKIAPALSDLLGQPYSVVDMDCSNKDGETNCSFKLYPALMYRLEVGVARVGKGGSDISGDSYSVCYLSRGKVALILSDGMGAGEEAAQESSTTIALLEKLLQFGLERESAIKMVNSIMLMRSPEDSFATIDMAVVDLCSGNTEFIKIGAPASFLLRGKRVAPITAGALPAGIIEDIEIITISKNLTVGDVLVMITDGIADSYRGTGEKEDWLVRVLQDTKHLKPQELAELIMKLAQTGSGGDGRIADDMTVLVAKVEKENV, via the coding sequence TTGTTCGACAAAGTAGATATTTACCCTTATACGAAAGGTTGTCATACCGGAAAAAAGGAGATTCCGAAGAGAAACAGGAATTTTGTGTACTGGTCTAATATTGCGCAGGTTTTTGCCTGGGAGAGGCTTTTAATTTGTTTACTTGGATTTTTTCTGGGACGGGCAATTTTGCTCGGCGAATTAATGCCCTTTGGTCCGGCTTTTGCTGTAGCCGGATTAGCTGCTCTGCCTACTTATGGTTTGGGTGCTGTAGTAGGGGTTATGGCCGGGATGTTTTCGGCTGCTGAAGGCGTGGAATTATTATGCCAGTTGACTATCGTAATTAGTGCAGCGGTGCTTTACCGGTTTGCCCCTAAAGGTTTGAGAGAACATTATCTGGTGCCGCCGGGGTTGGTTTTGGCCGTTATTATTATTACCAAAACCAGTTACCTGTCTTTTGTGGATCCGGTACTTTATAATTATGTTAGTGCAATGTTTGAAGCTTTTTTTGCCGGTATTTTGACCTATACTTATTTTCGTGCGCTTCCCGTTTTAGTAAATCTCGGGCGGAATGGGAGGTTATCCTCAGAAAATATTTTGTATTTATTAATTTTGTTTGCCGGCTTTATTGCAGGAACCGGGGATCTGAGTTACTGGCAGATAACTTTAAAAGGTTTACTCAGTAGGTTAACTATATTAATTGGAGCCTTAATTGGCGGTCCCGGAATGGGAGCAGCCGTGGGGGCAGTGGTTGGTGTGATTCCGGGGTTGGCATTTACGGCTGTACCGGCTATGGTGGGGGCATATTCTTTTGCCGGCTTGCTTGCGGGGTTATGCCGGGGGTTTAATAAAATAGGGGTAGCGCTGGGATTTGTCTTAGGGAATATAATTTTGTGTGTTTATATGTCCAGTTATGGAAATATGACCGGAGTGCTGGCGGAAACCGGTTTAGCTATAGTGGTATTATTGTTAATTCCGGTTAGGCTGATGGATTTGTTTAAGATTTCGGTAGCTGAAACTGCAGAAAGTAGAGTGGATCAACCGGCACCCCTGCGGGAAAATCGTCTTAAGGAGCTGATAGCAGGTCGGGTTCAGGGGATGGCCGGGGTATTTCTGGAATTATCTAAGAGTTTTGAAGAGGTTTCTTCTGCCGTTTATCCTGAAGAGGAAGAAAAGGGACTCCAGGATCTCTTAAATGAAATTGGGAGTAAGGTTTGTGGAGACTGTCCGCTGTACCGCACCTGTTGGGAAAGGGAGTTCTATCGGACCTACCAGTGTTTGTTAGACATGCTGGCTGAAATGGAGTCCAGTGGAAGCATAACTGTGGAGTCTTTGCCGGATTATCTGAGAACTCGCTGTACACGGACAAAGGAAATGGTTATTACGGTTTCCTGTCTTTTTGAAATATACAGGTTAAAAAAATCTTTATCGGGACGTGTATGGAAGAGTCAAAATATAATAGCGGATCAGCTAAAAAGTATTTATAGTTTAATGGATAATTTGTCTCAGGAACTACAAACCAGTGCCGAACTTTCAGTTCAGAATGACTCTAAACTGCTTAATAAGCTAAATGAACAAGGTTTTGACCTAAACGATATTTATACAACAGGGCAGCCCAACGGTTATCTTGAGGTCGGGATAAGTATGAAATCTTGTAAAGGACAAATGGACTGCCGGTATAAAATTGCTCCTGCTTTGTCCGATTTATTGGGACAACCCTATTCAGTGGTCGATATGGATTGTTCTAACAAAGACGGCGAAACAAACTGTAGTTTTAAATTATACCCGGCACTGATGTACCGGCTGGAGGTTGGGGTTGCCAGGGTAGGTAAGGGTGGCAGTGATATTTCAGGGGATAGTTATTCAGTTTGCTATTTGAGTAGAGGTAAGGTTGCATTAATTTTGAGTGACGGTATGGGTGCCGGTGAAGAGGCCGCTCAAGAAAGCAGTACAACCATAGCCCTGCTGGAGAAGCTTTTGCAGTTCGGATTGGAGCGGGAATCGGCGATAAAAATGGTAAATTCGATTATGCTGATGCGTTCACCGGAGGATAGTTTTGCTACTATCGATATGGCTGTTGTTGATCTTTGCAGTGGAAACACCGAGTTTATTAAAATAGGCGCACCTGCCAGCTTCTTACTGCGAGGGAAAAGGGTGGCACCAATAACTGCCGGTGCCTTACCTGCCGGGATTATAGAGGATATCGAAATAATTACAATCTCTAAAAACCTTACTGTTGGTGATGTACTGGTTATGATTACGGATGGAATAGCTGACTCGTACAGGGGCACAGGAGAAAAAGAAGATTGGCTTGTCAGGGTACTCCAGGATACGAAACACCTAAAGCCCCAGGAATTGGCCGAATTAATTATGAAATTAGCCCAAACCGGTTCCGGTGGGGACGGCCGGATTGCTGATGATATGACTGTTTTAGTTGCCAAAGTGGAGAAGGAGAATGTCTAG
- the yabQ gene encoding spore cortex biosynthesis protein YabQ has product MPLTEQLYTFIFTILIGLVVGFCYDFYLVTKRSLKLKKIGTYVGDFLFWAVVTVLVFGLLMWTNWGEIRFYVFLGIGLGIAVYLKTLSRSIKSVLQLCFKILIKIWKITILILIYMWRAILIPVKIMAIIFCFPFQILGKLFSGILKGTKKIFRKIFGRPARVVKNKFLSIKSIFKGKKK; this is encoded by the coding sequence ATGCCTTTAACTGAACAATTGTATACTTTCATTTTTACAATATTAATAGGCCTGGTGGTTGGTTTTTGCTATGACTTTTATCTTGTTACTAAACGCAGCTTAAAATTAAAGAAAATTGGTACTTATGTGGGGGACTTTCTTTTTTGGGCGGTAGTTACGGTACTGGTTTTCGGTCTTCTAATGTGGACTAACTGGGGAGAAATTCGTTTTTATGTATTTTTGGGCATTGGGCTGGGAATAGCGGTATATTTAAAAACATTAAGCCGAAGTATTAAATCCGTTTTGCAGTTATGTTTTAAGATCTTAATAAAAATATGGAAAATAACAATACTAATTTTAATTTATATGTGGAGGGCGATTTTGATTCCGGTAAAAATAATGGCAATTATTTTTTGTTTCCCATTTCAGATACTTGGTAAACTTTTTTCCGGTATTCTAAAAGGAACAAAAAAAATCTTCCGGAAAATTTTCGGCCGCCCGGCGCGGGTGGTTAAAAACAAATTCCTAAGTATAAAAAGTATTTTTAAAGGAAAAAAGAAATAA
- a CDS encoding Ppx/GppA phosphatase family protein — protein MSAIDIGTNSTRLLIANVTQHGEIKVLRSGLRTTRLGEGIQQKKLLPEAMERTLKVIEDYLQISGEYSAENIILGATSAVRDALNQNEFISLVQEKTGYRIKVLSGTEEARLSYLGVVSGLNIEAHSVMVMDVGGGSTEFTWNEGEEVVFKSFNVGAVRMTAAGDSYQEIQEKIAGNIKSLPVKRDQALVGVGGTVTTLAAIKLKLSTYDPQLVHGSILNLNDISKILCLLEQKSLEERKKVTGLQPERADIIVSGVRIVHSIMSLLGQERLVVSEADILYGMALAAADIVEIKIN, from the coding sequence GTGTCTGCAATTGATATTGGTACAAACTCTACCAGGTTGCTAATAGCTAACGTTACTCAACATGGGGAAATAAAAGTGTTGCGTTCCGGTCTAAGAACAACTCGTTTGGGGGAAGGAATTCAACAAAAAAAACTATTACCGGAAGCTATGGAACGTACTTTAAAAGTAATAGAAGATTATCTCCAAATCAGCGGTGAATATAGTGCCGAAAATATAATTTTAGGGGCTACCAGTGCTGTAAGAGATGCTTTGAATCAGAATGAATTTATTAGTCTGGTGCAAGAAAAGACAGGATACAGGATTAAAGTTCTGTCAGGTACGGAGGAGGCAAGACTCAGTTATTTAGGAGTTGTTTCCGGTTTAAATATAGAAGCACATTCGGTCATGGTTATGGATGTGGGAGGAGGAAGTACTGAATTTACCTGGAATGAAGGTGAGGAGGTTGTATTTAAAAGTTTTAATGTCGGGGCGGTTCGCATGACAGCAGCCGGAGACAGTTATCAAGAAATCCAGGAAAAAATAGCCGGTAATATTAAATCACTCCCGGTGAAAAGGGATCAGGCCCTGGTTGGAGTAGGAGGAACGGTAACAACTTTAGCAGCTATAAAATTAAAATTATCTACATATGACCCTCAGTTAGTACATGGCAGCATTCTAAATTTAAATGATATCTCTAAAATATTGTGTTTATTAGAACAAAAAAGTCTGGAAGAGAGGAAAAAGGTCACCGGTCTGCAGCCGGAAAGGGCAGATATTATTGTGTCAGGGGTAAGAATAGTGCACAGCATTATGTCGCTGCTGGGACAAGAGCGGCTTGTGGTTAGTGAGGCTGATATTCTGTATGGCATGGCTCTGGCTGCAGCAGATATTGTCGAAATAAAAATTAACTAG
- a CDS encoding FtsB family cell division protein has product MISSARRERSNLYAAKKGYKVKRISLTKNKIPIIVLAVLLVYMGLSLYNQFNRLQVLQKDLHNIQEQVKILKEKNSSLREELKRVQSDAYIEQTAREKLGLVMPGETRIVPVEKEDLPSNP; this is encoded by the coding sequence ATGATTTCGTCCGCTCGTCGGGAAAGAAGTAATTTATACGCAGCCAAAAAAGGGTATAAGGTTAAAAGGATTTCATTGACTAAAAACAAAATACCGATAATCGTTCTGGCTGTACTTTTGGTTTACATGGGGTTATCCTTATATAATCAATTCAACCGGCTTCAGGTTCTCCAAAAGGATTTACATAACATTCAAGAGCAGGTCAAAATCTTAAAAGAAAAGAATTCTTCTCTTAGAGAAGAACTTAAAAGGGTTCAATCTGATGCTTATATTGAGCAAACTGCGAGAGAAAAACTGGGTTTGGTTATGCCCGGGGAAACTAGAATTGTACCTGTAGAAAAAGAAGACCTTCCAAGTAACCCTTAA